From Bradyrhizobium sp. sBnM-33:
TCACCGCCTCGGCATAAAGCGTGGCGATTTCGTTGTCGTTGGGAAATTGCGCCGCGGCTTTCGCCATTTCGGCGGCATAGGCCTTGTCGAGCGGCGCACGTTCCGCCTTGGCATCGTTGCTGTAGCGCACAGCGAGAGCGCTGATCAGGGCCTGCTCCCGAGGCGTTGTCTTGCCGGCAAGAGCTATCGCCTTCTGTGCGGCGGTATAAGCGGGCGCGATGGCATCCTCCTGCATGGGCAGATTGATATTGGGGCCAAGCACCAATGCTTCGCCCCAGAAACACATGGCGCAATCGGGATCGAGCTTTTGCGCCTTGCGGAACGCGCGTTGCGCCTCACCGTGATTGAAGGCGTAGGCCAGGCGCAGACCCTGATTGAAATAGGCTTGCGCCTTTTCGTTCTTGGTCGTGATCTTGTAGGTGATGGATCCGAGGCCGTCCCATAGCGGCGGCTCGGTGTCCGCGAATGCCGGTGCAGAAGAGGCAGCACTCATCTCCGCGCGCGGCACTTCGGTTTGCGCAAGACGAAGCATCATGCCCGGTCGACCGCTCTCGCCCGCTGTCTTGCAGAGCGCAACATCCGGATCAGCGAGGGAAATGTCCCTGGCGCTGGCGCCTGCGTCGGCGAGAGTTGCAATATTGTATGCCAGCAGCGCCGCCAACGAGGTGCCTGCGAGAGCTGCGGCTCCAGTGGAAGCAAGCAGCGTGCGAGAGTGCCTGGAGATGGCCATGTCGTGCTCCCAAACGTTCGTCATATGGGTCCTAAGGCGTTTAGAAAGGTTCAATGATTGCTACAAAATGTCGTGAGGGTGCAGCTAAGCCAACGATACTGTCCCAATGTTCCTGCCGCTGAAGCACCGCTCCCACACGTCGATCAGCGAACAAGGGTTGGCGAGGCGGTCTCTGCTGCAACGGAAAAAATTGCTGATTTCGACGAAAGTCGAAGACTTAGAGACGGAGATCGCCGAGCTTTTCAAGGCTATGAGCGGCCCCAAACACGATATTCAACCAAAATTGGGGTTCACGCCCACAGAACCCGCCCGACTTTATCGGAGCATCCGGCTGCTAACCGACGATGGCCGCCGCGGGATATCCGAGGCTAGCCTTGGTTCGGCTAATCTCATTTTCCTTACGCTAAAGACCCTCGAATTGAGGGCCCTCATAGAAGCGAATAAACGCGATCACAGCTTCTTGGCCATCGAAGAACCGGAAGCCCATCTCCATCCACACCTTCAACGATCGGTCTACCGCCACCTTTTTGAGAAAGCGGGCGACGCCAACGAGACTGAACTCACCACTCATTCTCCTCACATCGTAAGTGTCGCCCCACTGCGATCTATACTTTTGCTCAAAGAGGCGGAATTGGAGGGCACAGTTGGACGGTCAACAGCTCCCATCGGCCTTTCGAAAGAGGAAGAAGATGATCTCGCTCGTTATCTCGACGTGACGCGAGCTGAGCTGCTCTTCGCGCGCGGGGTACTCCGTCGACGGTTTTCTGTCGCGCTTTAGGGGGTGAGTGAACCGCTTGCGCGGTAACGCTGCCGTTCGTCGGGTCGCTCGGTCATCGAGCGCTCATGTGAAGCTCGGAGGCCTTCAACACTTCTTGGGAGGGGTCAATGACCGCATGGAAGCAGTACCAGGAAGACACCGCAGCACTCTTTCGGGAACTGGGGTGCCAAGCCGCGACCGATCTGGAAGTTCAGGGGGTGCGCGGGAAGCATCTTGTGGACGTCTCTGTCCGGTTTTCTCGATTTGGGCTTCACCTGCACTGGATCGTCGAGTGCAAGTTCTGGAAGAGCGCGGTGCCCAAGGAGAAGATTCTCGCGCTCAAATCCATCGTTGAGGATACCGGCGCGGATCGCGGCATTCTGGTGTCAGAATCCGGGCATCAGTCCGGCGCCATTGATGCTGGGCGAATGACCAATATCACGCTCACTTCTTTGGAGGGTTTGAGGTCCGCCGCTCGTGCTGATCTGCTTTCTCTCGGCCTGGCGGAGGTCCATAGGCGTGCCGCCCAGATGAAGGCCTATGTTTTCTCTCTTTGGGAGACTACGCGGCATTCGGCAAATTATTCTGAAAGCAAGTTGAGGGCTGGTGTTAACGGCAACCTTGCTCTGAGGCTTGGTGGCGCGGTGTCGATCATTGGTATGGGTCTTGAAGAGGCCATGCTCGGGAGATTCCCGGCGCCGCTGCCTGTGTTGAACGATGGGGACAGGATAGTCCGTGCGAACGACCTCGACGAATTTGTTACGGCAGCATCTAAGGTTCTTGACTGTCTCGATGTTCAGATTGCGGAACTAAGCAATCCGATAGTTTCATCAAAATAGCGCATCTGCCATGCGGACCGAGCTTTATTCCATCCGCTGTCGCAGCTGTCACCAAGCCTTGGGTCTCGGCCTTTCGGGTAACAATCCCTCTCGTCCTGCAGCGTCCATAACCTCGCCATGGAAGCGAGTCATTCGATGCGACCTCTCCGCGCCCAGGTGTCCTACTGGGCACTTGCCATTCCATTCGGCTCTGAGGCGCTATGAACCGCTACTGCGTGTCGATCATTCTTTAATCAACGTCTGGAGAGCGCGGGGGCACCTTGAAGCGCGGAAACAGCGCCATCCTTGGCGAGTACCGGTACCTCGCGCTTGCCGGCGCGCGCGCCGGTGGCCTTGCCGACTTTCGCCTACACTTGTGATCGGGAATTGACTACCCAATCGACGCGACCGGACGTCATGTAGACAATCGCTCCGCGTTGTGCCCCGGTTGCATGGAGATACTGGGCAAGCTGCTGCCTGTAAGCCGCACGGTCGGCTTCCTTGGGAGCGATGTCGCTCTTCCAGTCGAACACGACCGTACTGCCGTCGGCGGCTTCTGCGATCGCGTCCGCCCGGCCGGCGATCAAATGATCGGGGCCCGCGGGGGCGATCGCGTAGATCGGCACCTCCGCCTTGAGTCGATTGCGAAAGGGCTTAATGTCGGGTAGCCGAAAGGTGTCGAGGGCCGTACTCGCAAGCTCGGCCGCGTCCACGGGCGCGGTGGCCGACGACACGGAAAACAGTTGATCGCGCAGCTGCTCGGCTCTCGAAGTCGCCGTCTCCAGGCGCTCCTCCAGTTCGCCGGTCACCAGCTCTTCCATCAGTTTGTGCAGAAGGATGCCGCGGATGCGCCCGCCCTCCAGAGCCGACAGGGGACGGAGCGGTTCTTCGTCGCTCGCTTCCGATGCGAGCTGTTCCGTGATCACGTCCGGATCGCCGTCGCTCGGTGTGATCCATCGAACCTTTGGCGAAGCCTCGAGCCGCGACCGCTCCTCAGCGAATACTTCCGCGCTCTGCAGGTTTTCGGCCGCGCTCGGCGGAGAAATGCTGGCTCGGGGAAAGCGCGAGACATCCAGCTCCGGTATTGTGTCCAGTCGGAAGCTCAACAGCTTTGCCCACGACTCGTCGTTGCTCCAGGTGAAGTCCGGTATGATCAAGGACTCCATCGCCCGAGTGCACGCGACATAGAGAAGCCGTAAGTTTTCGGCCCGCTTTTCGGCCTCCTCCGTCAGAAGAGCGTCACCCAAGCTTGGTGGGATTATTTGACCGAGCGCCCAATGAAGACTCTCGTCGCTTCGTCGATACACGAAGGTTTCGGCGCGCCGCGGCATGGATGCGCGGTTGATCGGAATGACCACCGGCCACTCGAGGCCCTTCGAAGAATGAACTGTGACGATCTCGATCGATTGTCCGTCGGCCTCGACCATGCCCTCAGCGGAGCTCGATCCGCCGGACCACTCTTCGTCGATGTCCCTTGCGAACTGCGCGAATCCGCGTACGCTGTAGCTACGGGCGCGCTCGAGCAGTCCGTCGATGTTTGCAAGGGATCTGACGGCCTGGTCCGCGCTCCGTGCCGCGACGATCGTGCGGACGTGCAGTCGCTCGATCGCTTCCGCGAGGATCAGCGCCGGACTAGTGCCGTTCACGCGTCTGCGAAGATCGCGGAGAACGCCAAGGACTTCGCGTGCGGTGTCATGTTGAACAGTCGCCGGTTCGGTCAGGAGCGTCAGTCCTGTGATTTGATCAGTGTCCTCCGACGGCGGCAGGCCGGCCGTGATGTCCAGAAGTTCGCGCTCGGTCAGGCCAACCAATGGTCCGCGCAACAGGGCCCCGAGGGCGAGGGTATCTCGGGCGTCGGCCAGGGCCCTGACCAGCGCCACCAAGTCCTGGGCTTCCTGTCTCTTGAAAAGGTTTTTGCCGGCCTGCGAGGCGAAGGGCAGGCCAGCCTCCTCCAGGGCGCGTTCGTATCGCCACAGATCCGTCGAGACAGGAGCCAATAGCGCTATGTCGCCGGCGGTCAGTCTTCGGACCTTGCCGTCGTTGAGCCTCAATTCGACGTTCCCGATCAGCCGAGCGCAGAGTTCGGCGACGACGCGCGCTTCTTCATCGCGCGCGCTGGCGACCCGCGTTTCGGGAGGGAGCTTGACGGATACCTTCGCGACGCCAGGCAAAACTTGGTCGGACACGCTGCGAGTGCCTTGCAACGCGACGTAACCGGCTTCCTGCCGCGACAGATGCAGCGAGAAACAGTCGTTGATGTGATGAAGGATCGGATCGCGCGAGCGGAAGTTCGCCGATACCCTGATTACGTTGCCTGGAAATTGATCCTCGATGGCCTGCCGCACCGTCAGATA
This genomic window contains:
- a CDS encoding restriction endonuclease, which produces MTAWKQYQEDTAALFRELGCQAATDLEVQGVRGKHLVDVSVRFSRFGLHLHWIVECKFWKSAVPKEKILALKSIVEDTGADRGILVSESGHQSGAIDAGRMTNITLTSLEGLRSAARADLLSLGLAEVHRRAAQMKAYVFSLWETTRHSANYSESKLRAGVNGNLALRLGGAVSIIGMGLEEAMLGRFPAPLPVLNDGDRIVRANDLDEFVTAASKVLDCLDVQIAELSNPIVSSK
- a CDS encoding UvrD-helicase domain-containing protein, translating into MTSVVDDAERRRALTDLDSTLLVEAGAGTGKTSLLAGRVVMLLASAISPGSIVAITFTELAAGELRHRISAYLDALLGGSVPRELRLCLPNGPTPEQRRSLMAASERLDELTCGTIHSFCHDLLLSYSVEAGIDPGAEVLDADQADFAFDSNFDRWWRDRLDRPLPATDDPIASVARRNPTGAEELLRGFAKFRRRYRSARPLPSDLDAAADLEFVESVREFRRWCDHVDVPPEADPDIVALETLASHFEGAFDPFPGFERLWELAHPPSLAIMRKDAFALRDYRRRSLWRRAAGREDGDRLADRAEEYYARCRTAYGTLMGRIATAVIGNLSIELDGVLQDYEAFKRRAAVLDFDDLLYTCRQVLRDFPVVRNTAGERFSRVLVDEFQDTDPVQAEIIFLLCSGAEDGTAWHRRPLRPGQLFVVGDPKQAIYRFRGADLATYLTVRQAIEDQFPGNVIRVSANFRSRDPILHHINDCFSLHLSRQEAGYVALQGTRSVSDQVLPGVAKVSVKLPPETRVASARDEEARVVAELCARLIGNVELRLNDGKVRRLTAGDIALLAPVSTDLWRYERALEEAGLPFASQAGKNLFKRQEAQDLVALVRALADARDTLALGALLRGPLVGLTERELLDITAGLPPSEDTDQITGLTLLTEPATVQHDTAREVLGVLRDLRRRVNGTSPALILAEAIERLHVRTIVAARSADQAVRSLANIDGLLERARSYSVRGFAQFARDIDEEWSGGSSSAEGMVEADGQSIEIVTVHSSKGLEWPVVIPINRASMPRRAETFVYRRSDESLHWALGQIIPPSLGDALLTEEAEKRAENLRLLYVACTRAMESLIIPDFTWSNDESWAKLLSFRLDTIPELDVSRFPRASISPPSAAENLQSAEVFAEERSRLEASPKVRWITPSDGDPDVITEQLASEASDEEPLRPLSALEGGRIRGILLHKLMEELVTGELEERLETATSRAEQLRDQLFSVSSATAPVDAAELASTALDTFRLPDIKPFRNRLKAEVPIYAIAPAGPDHLIAGRADAIAEAADGSTVVFDWKSDIAPKEADRAAYRQQLAQYLHATGAQRGAIVYMTSGRVDWVVNSRSQV
- a CDS encoding ATP-dependent nuclease, whose product is MFLPLKHRSHTSISEQGLARRSLLQRKKLLISTKVEDLETEIAELFKAMSGPKHDIQPKLGFTPTEPARLYRSIRLLTDDGRRGISEASLGSANLIFLTLKTLELRALIEANKRDHSFLAIEEPEAHLHPHLQRSVYRHLFEKAGDANETELTTHSPHIVSVAPLRSILLLKEAELEGTVGRSTAPIGLSKEEEDDLARYLDVTRAELLFARGVLRRRFSVAL